The Sphingomonas sp. KR3-1 genome has a window encoding:
- the purB gene encoding adenylosuccinate lyase, whose protein sequence is MVPRYSRPDMTAIWSPEARFRIWFEIEAHATEALAELGVVPKSAAKALWDWWATNPAIDVAAIDAIEAVTKHDVIAFLTWVAEQVGDEARFMHQGMTSSDVLDTCLAVQLARASDILLADIDALLEVLKRRAYEHKLTPTIGRSHGIHAEPVTFGLKLAEAYAEFKRNKERLLAARADIATCAISGAVGTFANIDPRVEAHVAEKLGLAVEPVSTQVIPRDRHAMFFATLGVIASSIERLAVEVRHLQRTEVLEAEEYFSPGQKGSSAMPHKRNPVLTENLTGLARMVRSATIPAMENVALWHERDISHSSVERYIGPDATITLDFALARLTGVMDKLLVYPARMQKNLDRMGGLVHSQRVLLALTQAGVSREDSYRLVQRNAMKVWESDGELSLLELLKADPEVTAALSPAEIEDKFDLGYHFKQVDTIFARVFA, encoded by the coding sequence CGCGACCGAGGCGCTGGCCGAGCTCGGCGTGGTGCCGAAGAGCGCCGCCAAGGCGCTGTGGGACTGGTGGGCGACCAACCCGGCGATCGACGTCGCCGCGATCGACGCGATCGAGGCGGTGACCAAGCACGACGTCATCGCCTTCCTCACCTGGGTGGCCGAGCAGGTCGGCGACGAAGCCCGCTTCATGCACCAGGGCATGACCAGCTCGGACGTGCTCGACACCTGCCTCGCGGTCCAGCTCGCCCGCGCCAGCGACATCCTGCTCGCCGACATCGACGCGCTGCTCGAGGTGCTCAAGCGCCGCGCCTATGAGCACAAGCTCACCCCGACGATCGGCCGCAGCCACGGCATCCATGCCGAGCCGGTCACCTTCGGCCTCAAGCTCGCCGAGGCCTATGCCGAGTTCAAGCGCAACAAGGAGCGCCTGCTCGCCGCGCGCGCCGACATCGCTACCTGCGCGATCTCGGGCGCGGTCGGCACCTTCGCCAATATCGATCCGCGCGTCGAAGCGCATGTCGCGGAGAAGCTCGGCCTCGCCGTCGAGCCGGTCTCGACCCAGGTCATCCCGCGCGACCGCCATGCGATGTTCTTCGCGACCCTCGGCGTGATCGCCAGCTCGATCGAGCGCCTCGCCGTCGAGGTCCGCCACCTCCAGCGCACCGAAGTGCTCGAAGCCGAGGAATATTTCTCGCCCGGCCAGAAGGGCTCGTCGGCGATGCCGCACAAGCGCAACCCCGTGCTCACCGAGAACCTCACCGGCCTCGCCCGCATGGTCCGCAGCGCGACGATCCCGGCGATGGAGAATGTCGCGCTGTGGCACGAGCGCGACATCTCGCACTCCTCGGTCGAGCGCTATATCGGCCCCGACGCGACGATCACGCTCGATTTCGCGCTCGCCCGCCTGACGGGCGTGATGGACAAGCTGCTCGTCTATCCGGCGCGGATGCAGAAGAACCTCGATCGCATGGGCGGCCTCGTGCATTCGCAGCGCGTGCTTCTTGCCCTCACCCAGGCCGGCGTCAGCCGCGAGGACAGCTACCGCCTCGTCCAGCGCAACGCGATGAAGGTGTGGGAGAGCGACGGCGAGCTGTCGCTGCTCGAGCTGCTCAAGGCCGACCCCGAAGTCACCGCCGCGCTTTCGCCGGCGGAGATCGAGGACAAGTTCGACCTCGGCTATCACTTCAAGCAGGTCGACACGATCTTCGCGCGCGTGTTCGCCTGA
- a CDS encoding glycine zipper 2TM domain-containing protein, with translation MNKTLLGLAAVAVALPALPSSAMAQNYGGGYRDHGRYERSYDNRGYDRGYYNGPTWRGRDGRNYCRRSDGTTGLLLGGVAGALVGRSIDRYGDRTPGTLLGALGGALVGQAIDKDNGGRRCR, from the coding sequence ATGAACAAGACGCTTCTGGGCCTTGCGGCCGTGGCCGTTGCCCTTCCCGCCCTGCCGTCGTCGGCGATGGCGCAGAATTATGGTGGCGGCTACCGCGACCATGGCCGCTACGAGCGCAGCTACGACAATCGTGGCTATGACCGCGGCTATTACAACGGCCCGACCTGGCGCGGGCGCGACGGCCGCAACTATTGCCGCCGTTCGGATGGCACCACCGGCCTGTTGCTGGGCGGCGTCGCCGGTGCGCTCGTCGGCCGCAGCATCGACCGCTATGGCGACCGCACCCCCGGCACGCTGCTCGGTGCGCTCGGCGGCGCGCTGGTCGGCCAGGCGATCGACAAGGACAATGGCGGCCGCCGCTGCCGCTAA
- the dnaJ gene encoding molecular chaperone DnaJ translates to MTTEVDFYELLEVERTADEATLKSAYRKLAIKYHPDKNAGCKDHEAKFKAINEAYDCLKDPQKRAAYDRFGHAAFRNGMGGGGGGHGAQDFGAFSDIFESVFGEFMGGARGGGRPQRRGADLRYDMEISLEDAFHGTTSEITVDVSGHCDSCEGTGAKPGTKATQCKYCGGHGKVRAQQGFFMVERACQHCHGAGEVIDEPCRDCRGEGRTDKTKTLKINVPPGVDEGTRIRLQGEGEAGARGAPAGDLYIFLHVKKHGIFEREGTNLFAHAPISFTTAALGGEIVIPGLDGEKHVVKIAAGTQSGREVRQRGAGMPVLQGRGRGDLVVELVVEMPTKLTAKQRELLEEFRATETGDECPQATGFFAKLKAALG, encoded by the coding sequence ATGACCACCGAAGTCGATTTCTACGAGCTGCTCGAAGTCGAGCGCACCGCGGACGAGGCCACGCTCAAGTCCGCCTATCGCAAGCTCGCGATCAAATACCATCCGGACAAGAATGCCGGCTGCAAGGACCATGAGGCCAAGTTCAAGGCGATCAACGAAGCCTATGACTGCCTTAAGGACCCGCAGAAGCGCGCGGCCTATGACCGGTTCGGCCATGCCGCCTTCAGGAACGGCATGGGCGGCGGTGGCGGCGGCCACGGCGCGCAGGATTTCGGCGCGTTCAGCGACATCTTCGAAAGCGTGTTCGGCGAGTTCATGGGCGGTGCCCGGGGCGGCGGCCGGCCGCAGCGCCGCGGCGCGGACCTGCGCTACGACATGGAGATCAGCCTCGAGGACGCGTTCCACGGGACGACGAGCGAGATCACCGTCGACGTCTCCGGCCATTGCGACAGCTGCGAGGGCACCGGCGCCAAGCCGGGCACCAAGGCGACCCAGTGCAAATATTGCGGCGGGCACGGCAAGGTGCGCGCGCAGCAGGGTTTCTTCATGGTCGAGCGCGCCTGCCAGCATTGCCACGGCGCCGGCGAAGTGATCGACGAGCCGTGCCGCGACTGCCGCGGCGAGGGCCGCACCGACAAGACCAAGACGCTCAAGATCAACGTGCCGCCCGGCGTCGACGAAGGCACGCGCATCCGCCTGCAGGGCGAGGGCGAGGCAGGGGCGCGCGGCGCGCCGGCGGGCGACCTCTACATCTTCCTGCACGTCAAGAAGCACGGCATCTTCGAGCGCGAGGGCACCAATTTGTTCGCGCACGCGCCGATCAGCTTCACCACCGCGGCGCTGGGCGGCGAGATCGTCATCCCCGGGCTCGACGGCGAGAAGCATGTCGTCAAGATCGCCGCGGGCACGCAGAGCGGCCGCGAAGTGCGCCAGCGCGGCGCCGGCATGCCGGTGCTGCAGGGGCGCGGGCGCGGCGACCTGGTCGTCGAGCTCGTCGTCGAGATGCCGACCAAGCTGACCGCGAAGCAGCGCGAGCTGCTCGAGGAATTCCGCGCGACCGAGACGGGCGACGAATGCCCGCAGGCGACGGGCTTCTTCGCCAAGTTGAAGGCCGCGCTGGGGTGA
- the dnaK gene encoding molecular chaperone DnaK gives MAKVIGIDLGTTNSCVAVMEGGKPKVIENVEGARTTPSIVAFAKDGERLIGQPAKRQAVTNPDNTVFAVKRLIGRRFDDPVTKKDTELVPYTIVRGSNGDAWVQAGGEDYSPSQISAFILQKMKETAESYLGENVTQAVITVPAYFNDAQRQATKDAGKIAGLEVLRIINEPTAAALAYGLEKNDGKTIAVYDLGGGTFDISVLEIGDGVFEVKATNGDTFLGGEDFDAKLVQFLAEDFKKAEGIDLTKDKLALQRLKEAAEKAKIELSSAQTTEVNLPFITADANGPKHLVKNINRAELERLVEDLIQRTLEPCRKALADAGVKGSAIDEVVLVGGMTRMPKVRQIVKEFFGKEPHTGVNPDEVVAIGAAIQAGVLQGDVKDVLLLDVTPLSLGIETLGGVFTRMIDRNTTIPTKKSQVYSTADDNQQAVTIRVFQGEREMAADNKMLGQFDLVGIPPAPRGVPQIEVTFDIDANGLVNVSAKDKGTGKEQQIRIQASGGLSDSDIEQMVRDAESFAEDDKKRRAAAEAKNNAESLVHTTERQLQENGDKVDASLKAEIEAAVAETKAAIESGDADDMQAKSQNLAQVAMKLGQAIYDKQQQAEASPQGGADAAAGNEAGGEEVVDAEFSEVDDNKA, from the coding sequence ATGGCTAAAGTAATCGGTATCGATCTGGGCACTACCAACAGCTGCGTCGCAGTGATGGAGGGCGGCAAGCCCAAGGTGATCGAGAATGTGGAAGGCGCGCGCACCACGCCGTCGATCGTCGCCTTCGCCAAGGACGGCGAGCGCCTGATCGGGCAGCCGGCCAAGCGCCAGGCAGTGACCAATCCGGACAACACGGTGTTCGCGGTGAAGCGCCTGATCGGCCGCCGCTTCGACGACCCCGTGACCAAGAAGGACACCGAGCTGGTGCCCTACACCATCGTGCGCGGCTCCAATGGAGACGCCTGGGTGCAGGCCGGCGGCGAGGATTATTCGCCGTCGCAGATCAGCGCCTTCATCCTGCAGAAGATGAAGGAAACCGCCGAGAGCTATCTGGGCGAGAACGTCACCCAGGCGGTGATCACCGTGCCGGCATATTTCAACGACGCGCAGCGCCAGGCGACCAAGGACGCCGGCAAGATCGCGGGCCTGGAAGTGCTGCGCATCATCAACGAGCCGACGGCGGCGGCGCTCGCCTACGGCCTCGAGAAGAACGACGGCAAGACCATCGCGGTCTATGACCTTGGCGGCGGCACGTTCGACATCTCGGTGCTCGAGATCGGCGACGGCGTGTTCGAGGTGAAGGCCACGAACGGTGATACGTTCCTGGGCGGCGAGGACTTCGACGCCAAGCTGGTGCAGTTCCTGGCCGAGGACTTCAAGAAGGCCGAGGGCATCGACCTCACCAAGGACAAGCTCGCGCTGCAGCGGCTGAAGGAAGCCGCCGAGAAGGCCAAGATCGAGCTTTCGAGCGCGCAGACCACCGAAGTGAACCTGCCCTTCATCACCGCCGACGCCAATGGGCCGAAGCACCTGGTGAAGAACATCAACCGCGCCGAGCTGGAGCGCCTCGTCGAGGACCTGATCCAGCGCACGCTCGAGCCGTGCCGCAAGGCGCTGGCCGACGCTGGCGTCAAGGGCTCGGCGATCGACGAAGTGGTGCTGGTCGGCGGCATGACCCGCATGCCCAAGGTCCGCCAGATCGTGAAGGAGTTCTTCGGCAAGGAGCCGCACACCGGCGTGAACCCCGATGAGGTGGTCGCGATCGGTGCCGCCATCCAGGCCGGCGTGCTGCAGGGCGACGTCAAGGACGTGCTGCTGCTCGACGTCACGCCGCTGTCGCTCGGCATCGAGACGCTGGGTGGTGTATTCACCCGCATGATCGACCGCAACACGACGATCCCGACCAAGAAGAGCCAGGTCTATTCGACTGCCGACGACAATCAGCAGGCGGTGACGATCCGCGTCTTCCAGGGCGAGCGCGAGATGGCGGCGGACAACAAGATGCTCGGCCAGTTCGACCTGGTCGGCATTCCGCCGGCGCCGCGCGGCGTGCCGCAGATCGAAGTGACCTTCGACATCGATGCCAATGGCCTGGTCAATGTGTCGGCCAAGGACAAGGGCACCGGCAAGGAGCAGCAGATCCGCATCCAGGCCTCGGGCGGTCTTTCGGACAGCGACATCGAGCAGATGGTCCGCGACGCCGAGAGCTTTGCCGAGGACGACAAGAAGCGCCGTGCCGCGGCCGAGGCGAAGAACAACGCCGAGAGCCTGGTCCACACCACCGAGCGCCAGCTCCAGGAGAATGGCGACAAGGTCGACGCTTCGCTGAAGGCGGAGATCGAGGCGGCGGTTGCCGAGACCAAGGCTGCGATCGAGAGCGGCGACGCCGACGACATGCAGGCCAAGAGCCAGAACCTCGCCCAGGTGGCGATGAAGCTCGGCCAGGCGATCTACGACAAGCAGCAGCAGGCCGAGGCTTCGCCCCAGGGCGGCGCCGACGCGGCTGCGGGGAACGAAGCGGGCGGCGAGGAAGTCGTCGATGCGGAATTCTCCGAGGTGGACGACAACAAGGCGTAA
- a CDS encoding copper chaperone PCu(A)C, whose translation MRLISAMTIAAALCACAPKGELTAEGAWVRLPAVAGQPGAAYFALHGGAKPDTLLAVSTPAALRAEMHESMKGDHGMMAMTPLKDVALPAGEKLAFAPGGKHVMLFSIGPAVKPGQKVPLTLSFASGTTLHLEAKVVGAGDPAPLP comes from the coding sequence ATGCGCCTGATTTCGGCGATGACGATCGCGGCGGCACTTTGCGCCTGCGCGCCCAAGGGCGAATTGACCGCGGAGGGCGCCTGGGTGCGGCTTCCCGCCGTCGCCGGCCAGCCCGGCGCGGCCTATTTCGCGCTCCACGGCGGGGCGAAGCCCGACACGCTGCTCGCGGTTTCCACCCCTGCCGCGCTGCGCGCCGAAATGCACGAGAGCATGAAGGGCGACCATGGCATGATGGCGATGACGCCGCTGAAGGACGTCGCGCTCCCCGCCGGCGAAAAGCTCGCCTTCGCTCCCGGCGGCAAGCACGTCATGCTGTTCTCGATCGGCCCGGCGGTGAAGCCCGGCCAGAAGGTCCCGCTCACCCTCTCCTTCGCCAGCGGCACGACGCTGCACCTCGAGGCGAAGGTGGTCGGCGCCGGCGATCCGGCTCCGCTTCCGTAA
- a CDS encoding TadE/TadG family type IV pilus assembly protein: protein MARLARDKRGNTLVLMAAMLIPLAAFCGSAVDSARLYVVKARLQQACDAGVLAGRKSMTDTSLTNTTLDSTATAQAQTFFNNNFRTGWFKTTAASFTPAKTSDAQVSGTATATVPMTVMSMFGFSNQTITVTCQASYDVADTDVIFVLDTTGSMACLPSDDDTTCNNYVGSAGTTSYTRPADGTASGNDSVAGYPGGTAYYVPEKSGSRIAALRSAVLSFYDTMASAADPSTHIRYGFVTYTSTVNAGKAIMEISPSYMVGGSGSANSQWNYESRTQTGSLLGQPTWKYQQLNFDVRNFVAGNAVTDPSKTTGATSRWTGCIEERATTAGTTSFSQSALPADLDPDLVPGTNIDTQWKPMWPELFYARNNYASTATATSTGDSSSHPNIGTTPYYQSGYVSCGKPVSRLDVMTRTQVSNFVNAADFRPIGGTYHDVGMIWGTRMISPSGIFASDTAAWPARQAPNRVIVFLTDGDMAPNTGVYGMYGNEYYDRRVSGGDFTNLKSYHNARFLAECTAAKSRNIQVWTVTIDSSATTEMKSCATTTNQALFTTTGSGLSTAFANIAKQVAMLRVSQ from the coding sequence ATGGCGCGTCTCGCGCGCGACAAGCGCGGCAACACCCTGGTGTTGATGGCGGCGATGCTGATCCCGCTCGCGGCCTTTTGCGGCAGCGCGGTCGACAGTGCGCGGCTCTACGTCGTCAAGGCTCGGCTCCAGCAGGCGTGCGACGCCGGCGTGCTCGCCGGCCGCAAGTCGATGACCGACACCTCGCTCACCAACACCACGCTCGATTCGACCGCCACCGCCCAGGCGCAGACCTTCTTCAACAACAATTTCCGCACCGGCTGGTTCAAGACCACCGCCGCCAGCTTCACGCCGGCCAAGACCTCGGACGCGCAGGTCTCGGGCACCGCCACCGCGACCGTGCCGATGACCGTGATGTCGATGTTCGGCTTCTCGAACCAGACGATCACCGTCACCTGCCAGGCGAGCTACGACGTCGCCGATACCGACGTGATCTTCGTGCTCGACACCACCGGCTCGATGGCCTGCCTGCCGAGCGACGACGACACCACTTGCAACAACTATGTCGGCTCGGCCGGCACGACGAGCTACACGCGCCCGGCGGACGGCACCGCCAGCGGCAATGACAGCGTCGCCGGCTATCCGGGCGGCACCGCCTATTACGTCCCCGAGAAGAGCGGCTCGCGCATCGCGGCGCTGCGCTCGGCGGTGCTCAGCTTCTATGATACGATGGCCTCGGCCGCCGATCCGTCCACCCATATCCGCTACGGCTTCGTCACCTACACCTCGACGGTGAACGCCGGGAAGGCGATCATGGAGATCTCGCCGAGCTACATGGTCGGCGGCTCGGGCAGCGCGAACAGCCAGTGGAACTATGAATCGCGCACCCAGACCGGCAGCCTGCTCGGCCAGCCGACCTGGAAGTACCAGCAGCTCAATTTCGACGTGCGCAACTTCGTCGCGGGCAATGCGGTGACCGATCCGAGCAAGACCACCGGCGCCACCAGCCGCTGGACCGGCTGCATCGAGGAGCGCGCGACCACCGCCGGCACCACCAGCTTCAGCCAGTCGGCGCTGCCCGCCGATCTCGATCCCGATCTGGTGCCGGGCACCAATATCGACACGCAGTGGAAGCCGATGTGGCCCGAGCTGTTCTACGCCCGCAACAATTACGCCAGCACCGCCACCGCGACCTCGACCGGCGACAGCTCCAGCCATCCGAACATCGGCACCACGCCCTATTACCAGTCGGGCTATGTCTCGTGCGGCAAGCCGGTCTCGCGGCTCGACGTGATGACGCGCACCCAGGTGTCCAACTTCGTCAACGCGGCGGACTTCCGCCCGATCGGCGGCACCTATCACGATGTCGGCATGATCTGGGGCACGCGGATGATCTCGCCCTCGGGCATCTTCGCGAGCGACACCGCCGCCTGGCCCGCGCGCCAGGCGCCCAACCGCGTCATCGTGTTCCTCACCGATGGCGACATGGCGCCCAACACCGGCGTCTACGGCATGTACGGCAATGAATATTACGACCGGCGGGTGAGCGGCGGCGACTTCACCAACCTCAAATCCTATCACAATGCCCGCTTCCTGGCGGAATGCACCGCGGCCAAGTCGCGCAACATCCAGGTGTGGACGGTGACGATCGATTCCTCGGCCACCACCGAGATGAAGTCCTGCGCCACCACCACCAACCAGGCGCTCTTCACCACCACCGGCTCAGGCCTGTCGACTGCCTTTGCCAACATCGCCAAGCAGGTCGCGATGCTGCGGGTGTCGCAGTGA
- a CDS encoding TadE/TadG family type IV pilus assembly protein, translating into MRLARLLRDSRGATLVEFAMVLPVMLVLMMGMMELGYQAYVQSVLTGAVQKAGRDSAIQGATPATIDAKVLAQVNAVAPRATFASGYPTRLSYSSFSTIAPEPFVDTNGNGVRNAGECYTDVNGNGQWDADAGRTGQGGANDATVYTAAVTYSRLFPVTRLFGWPGTATLTASTTLMNQPYATQSTPSPPTICT; encoded by the coding sequence GTGAGGCTTGCCCGCCTCCTCCGCGACTCCCGCGGTGCGACGCTGGTCGAGTTCGCGATGGTGCTGCCGGTGATGCTCGTGCTGATGATGGGCATGATGGAGCTCGGCTATCAGGCCTATGTCCAGTCGGTGCTCACCGGCGCGGTGCAGAAGGCCGGGCGCGACAGCGCGATCCAGGGCGCCACCCCGGCGACGATCGATGCCAAGGTGCTCGCCCAGGTCAACGCCGTCGCCCCGCGCGCCACCTTCGCCAGCGGCTATCCGACCCGGCTCAGCTATTCGAGCTTCAGCACGATCGCGCCCGAGCCCTTTGTCGACACCAATGGCAATGGCGTGCGCAACGCCGGCGAATGCTACACCGACGTCAACGGCAACGGCCAATGGGATGCCGATGCCGGCCGCACCGGCCAGGGCGGCGCCAACGATGCGACGGTCTACACCGCCGCGGTCACCTATAGCCGGCTGTTCCCGGTCACCCGGCTGTTCGGCTGGCCCGGCACCGCGACGCTGACCGCCAGCACCACGCTGATGAACCAGCCCTACGCCACCCAGAGCACCCCCTCGCCCCCGACGATCTGCACATGA
- a CDS encoding PH domain-containing protein, translated as MPQVLDRFRSSTLGWLLGTLAGWGTCFLFVAGLVGSFYFLAQGTLVGAAWVAPLLLAVALVVLVLKWFENLGIAYEITDDRLILHKGIVQKSIDEIELYRVKDVRIDFSIINQLADIGTISITSSDETTRDAPLVIRNVARARIRRERLRELVNTARLSRGVREIDMVQEGLGEPPSG; from the coding sequence ATGCCGCAAGTCCTGGACCGTTTCCGCTCTTCCACGCTCGGCTGGCTGCTCGGCACGCTCGCCGGCTGGGGCACCTGCTTCCTGTTCGTCGCCGGGCTGGTCGGCAGCTTCTATTTCCTCGCCCAGGGCACCTTGGTCGGCGCCGCCTGGGTAGCGCCGCTGCTGCTCGCCGTCGCGCTGGTCGTCCTCGTCCTCAAATGGTTCGAGAATCTCGGCATCGCCTACGAGATCACCGACGACCGGCTGATCCTCCACAAGGGCATCGTCCAGAAGTCGATCGACGAGATCGAGCTCTACCGGGTCAAGGACGTCCGCATCGACTTCTCGATCATCAACCAGCTCGCCGATATCGGCACGATCAGCATCACCTCGTCCGACGAGACCACCCGCGACGCGCCGCTGGTCATCCGCAACGTCGCCCGCGCCCGCATCCGCCGCGAGCGCCTGCGCGAACTGGTCAACACCGCCCGCCTCAGCCGCGGCGTCCGCGAGATCGACATGGTCCAGGAGGGGCTGGGCGAGCCGCCTTCGGGCTAG
- a CDS encoding DUF1801 domain-containing protein: MDVREEIERYVAGQPEPKQGDLRALHALVLRMLPSGRLWFLDGRNEAGKIVSNPNIGYGSRVIDYADGSSREFYQIGLSANTAGISVYILGIADRTYLAETFGARLGKARVTGYCIRFKALKDIDIGVLEAVMRHGIESREP, from the coding sequence TTGGACGTGCGGGAAGAAATCGAGCGCTATGTCGCCGGCCAGCCCGAGCCCAAGCAGGGCGACCTGCGGGCGCTGCACGCGCTCGTCCTGCGGATGCTGCCCTCCGGCCGATTGTGGTTCCTGGACGGGCGGAACGAGGCGGGCAAGATCGTCTCCAATCCCAATATCGGCTATGGGTCGCGTGTCATCGACTATGCCGATGGCAGCAGCCGGGAATTCTACCAGATCGGGCTGAGCGCGAACACGGCGGGAATATCGGTCTATATCCTCGGCATCGCGGACAGGACGTATCTGGCGGAGACGTTCGGCGCGCGCCTCGGCAAGGCAAGGGTGACCGGCTATTGCATCCGGTTCAAGGCGCTGAAGGATATCGATATCGGGGTGCTCGAGGCCGTGATGCGCCACGGGATCGAGAGCCGGGAGCCCTAG
- a CDS encoding vgr related protein, with translation MSQTRSLTPGEAELAHSVFGTALDPARAGVANRKWAFFQPRNTTMAPLGTIHFNPASGLYRDDFSQAPLALQGLFVHELVHVWQHQSGMFLPLQRHPFCRYAYALEPGRPFARYGIEQQAEIVRHAFLLRRGAEVPGAAPLGDYAALLPF, from the coding sequence ATGTCGCAAACCCGCTCCCTCACGCCCGGCGAGGCCGAACTCGCCCACAGCGTGTTCGGCACGGCGCTCGATCCCGCCCGCGCCGGCGTCGCCAACCGCAAATGGGCGTTCTTCCAGCCGCGGAACACCACGATGGCGCCGCTCGGCACGATCCATTTCAACCCCGCCTCGGGCCTCTACCGCGACGATTTCAGCCAGGCCCCGCTCGCGCTGCAGGGGCTGTTCGTCCACGAGCTCGTCCATGTCTGGCAGCACCAGTCGGGCATGTTCCTGCCGCTCCAGCGCCACCCCTTTTGCCGCTATGCCTACGCCCTCGAGCCCGGCCGGCCGTTCGCGCGCTACGGCATCGAGCAGCAGGCCGAGATCGTCCGCCACGCCTTCCTGCTGCGGCGCGGCGCCGAGGTTCCCGGCGCCGCGCCGCTTGGCGACTATGCGGCGCTGCTGCCCTTCTAG